Within Columba livia isolate bColLiv1 breed racing homer chromosome 22, bColLiv1.pat.W.v2, whole genome shotgun sequence, the genomic segment CCAAGAAAACTCTCATTCAACTGACTATTTTATCTTCCAACTCCAACAATCAGGATTACCATCTACTTGTCATGAGGACAAGTCAGAAGAATTCACTTCAAAAGCTAGCTATGATTagatttcttctctattttttacaTAGAATAGAGACATTTTCTGAAAGTACATGGACTTTAAAATACCATCTTGAGTGAATTActattttatgctttctttgatTCTTAACATGTATCTTTCTCTGCAGGATTTGAAAGTTTAGCTAGTGAAGACCAGATCGCGCTGCTAAAAGGGTCAACAGTTGAGGCAATGTTTTTGCGTTCAGCCCAAATATATAACCAAAGAATTAGTGAATGCCAACCAACAACAAGTGGAAGTAAGTTGACTAACATGCTTTCTATTAACACCACTGGGAGGTTTTGTCATTTTGAAACAACTTCCACTTATTTTAATTCACTTGatctaaaataatttcctacTCAAGCATAGTGGCACTTAGAATAGTAATGGTAATGCCCACATACCTTCTatatatttttcacagaatcacagaaagtcagggattggaagggacctcaaaagctcatccagtgcaatccccttgccagagcaggaacacccagatgaggttacacaggaaggtgaaACTCAGGGTGgcaattctgcttgctttcctgctcctgccacatgagatcctgaactccaccatctcatggtcgctgcaaccaagacAGCCCTtgacctttaccgcttcaaccagcccctccttgtcagtgaggatgaggtctaacagtgcacctctcctagtcggctcctccacccttttcCCTTTGGGAAAAATTAACAGGTGTCTGTCTCCAAAGCAGATGCAGATAAATATTCAGCCGTATTAAGCTTAGCTGGGAACTGTCATCTCTCTTGCTCCAGGTCATATAAGACTTTCCGATCGTGGGACATGTCATCACGTTCAAAACCTTGATAAAAACAACATTTATTCCATGGAAATGTCCCACAATGAAGAGAGTCCAACTTCCACTACCACCACAGGTAATGGAGGCCTCAGAATCAAAACACTTGGGAAtcttttactttgctttacaactgcctgaaaggagcttggagccagggggggtcgggctctgctccccaggaacaagtgccaggagcagaggaaacggcctcaagttgcaccaggggagggtgaggttggatttaggaacaatttcttccccaaagggctgtggggcattggaacaggctgcccagggcagtgctggagtcaccagccctggagggctggacagacggacatgaggttctcaggacatggggcaatgCCAGGGGTGGGaaacggttggactccatgatcttgaggggctctttcaaccaaaatgattctatgaaataacaTTCTAATTATTCTATTTCACTTTTAAGGTATAACCGAGGAGTTTATCACCGCGCTCTTTTACTTCTACAGAAGCATGGGGGAACTGAAAGTCACTGAGACCGAATATGCCCTGCTTGTAGCAacaactgtgtttttttcaggtaaaCTGGGAGGCTGATCCCTGTTAGGGTGTCACAACGAGCGTTCCCTtcacccggcgctgccccctgtCCCCTCCCGGTGCGGCCGCCCCGCGttcccgccccccgcccgctaACCGCGCTCTCCCGCCCCGCTCCGCAGACCGCCCGCTCCTGAGGAACAAGCGCCACGTCgaagagctgcaggagccaCTCCTGGGCATCCTCTACAAATACTCGAAAATCCACCACCCCGAGGACCCCCAGCACTTCGCCCGCCTCATCGGGCGCCTGACGGAACTGCGCACCCTCAACCACACCCACGCGGAGGTGCTGGTGACATGGCGAAGGAAGGACCCTCGGCTCACCTCGCTGCTCTGCGAGATCTGGGACCTGCACTGAGCGAGGCGGCGCCTCACGGAGCCGCGCTGAGGAGTGAGCGCTGCGGAGCGAGCGCAGCCCGGCGCGCGCCGCCTCCCCTCACGCCCCGGTCGCGCGTTCCCGCTTCCCGCCTTTTgtcgcccccccgcccccccctcaGCGCGGCCGGCGAGCCCGGGGCGTTAGTGCGCCTGTTATGAGGTGGTGGCTCTGAGACCTCCGAGGCCATGGATAAAGAAAAACCATTTAAATTGTTCGTGCCGCCGCGCCTGAGCGGTGGGCAGGTGTCTGCGGTGAAACCACAAGCCAACGCTCGGGCAACGGGGCTGTGTCAGGTAACCGGTCCGGTGCGCGGCTCCGGAGGCGGCGGCTGAGGGGCGGGAGCGGGAGGCGAAGGGGCCGTTCCACGGGTCCTCCCGGCTGCTTGTCCCCACACGAAGTCCTGAACCTTCCGCCCTGGAAAgcacatgcatatatatgtgtaaaaGCGTGTGCGCTGAACTCGTTTTTCTGCAAATTTAAGATTGCTGCTGCAGGGGGGGGGGGGACCACCTTAAATTTTAGTTTCAAAGACATGACTTTTTTCTATCAAAACCAAAGACAATCATCTTCTCGAGCatctgctatgtattttaaCTGTACACCTGCAGTGATAAACACGTTTGATGTGGGTGATTCAGAACAGTAAGGGGGAAATACACCACCCTGATACCCTTACTTGATTTGATTTATTGGTCCCACCAGATCAGGTGTGCAGTGAAAACGTTTTGTCGCTATGCTCTCTGCATTCAACAAGATGTTTTTTCATGTTGAGGCTCATTATGAAATATTAGGTTCAAATGCGATAATCTGAGCGGAGACGAGCTACACTATTTACAACACAAATCTATGTGAATTTTAAAACAGcttataaaatgaaattttcatgCTAAAACATGATGTGTTTTAGAAGTACTCTtcagaataaagcaaaaaataagtATCAAATACGGGACTTCAGAAAAGTCATTTTGGTTAACGAGTCCTTTACTGCGCAGCTGTGCACGGCTGTGCAATAGCTCGGAGGTTCTTGTCATCAAAATCTTCCACTGACCACAGTGTGGTCTATAAAGCGAACTAGAAAGGCCAACAATTTGAAAAGCCACTGTGAAGAAGCAAGCAGGAGAGTTCCAAAGCCATTACCAATACCTTGGGCTTTGAAAACTGTAGGTAATTGATTTATTAATGGAAAATTCTATTCTCACGTCAGCTGTactttttttctgggttttataATCTTTGCAAATCTGCCCATaagaaactaattttaaaatttgtgcAGGGTTTTAACAAATGTCCAGATGATGACTTTAATATGCCGTTTTTAACAAGTACACCGAACTGTGGTGAAATCTCTGATTCAGGTAAGACTAAAATAAGCATTTACCTTgcacattcttttaaaattgtttgctATTGTCAACATTTTTCCTGAGTACTTTAACAATATCATAGCTGTAACACTGTTAAATACAGTTCCgctgttatttttttagaaatacattgatcaaaatatcttaatttttcaGATGCAATTTCACAGCAAGTAAAACTTTGCTCTGAGGTAGATGAAGAGGTCAGCTAAGTATAAACTCTGCATCTCTCTCATTTCTTAGAGCCTCTTAATTTGTTCCCCAAACAGTCCCTACTCTTCAGTATATATGATAGGGCTAAAGGAAGGAGTCAAAGGGGAATAATAATTTCCTGTCTCCTATTTAAAGCTGAATCACAGTTATCATAGTTATCTTTAAGGCGATCTATTTAGCAATGTCACTAAATCGGAAGGCACTGGGGTATTTTTCACTTGTGTTTATGTCTCCTGTTTGTTCTGTAATGTCTGTTGGTACATATGCAGTGGATGCACAAAGATTTAAACTTTGATTCCTGATTGTATATAAGCCTGTGTCACcatctatggaaaaaaaatgacgATATTTCCGAGATAAATATGTATCTGAAACTTTATTAATTAAATAGCATTTGAGATTAAATTGTGGAACCTGTTTTAATAGACTATAGAAACAATGAATGAGTTGTATTCAAAACTCTACAAAGAGGCTGAGAAGATCAAGCGGTGGAAACTAACTGTAGAATCGGAActaaagcagaaggaaagaaaactgcaagaaaacagaaagatcaTTGAGGCACAGCGTAAAGCCATTCAAGAATTGCAGGCCAGTATTGTACAATATACATTGAATATGTAAAGACAAAGTTCTTCCTGATTTAGTATGAATTTATTATTCATACAGTTAAATATTAAAGAGTGTTGCAGAGGCAGAATAAATTTTGAATTGTTAATGTGACGGCTTCGAAGAAGCCATTTGGCTGGATACCAGTGACCTATGGCTCTACTGTTACtaaaggaaaaagcaacattttgttttttaaaaatggttttcctctttttaacgATGCGCATTCCATCTTTGTATTATTTACATGCACATCGTACCGTGGGTATGCAGAAACCTGTTCAAGACTGAATAAGCTTTAATCTTCCTAGTATGTGTAAAGTATGCTCATGCATATTTCTGTATTCAGCACATACAGGTGTATATCACTAACATACCTGTAAGTGTTCCAGTTGCTGGTAAATGATTGTTTATTAGTATGTCGTTCATGCCAACTATAACAAAAGGCAGCTCAGATGTGAGTGAAGGTATATTTCTagtatatttttctgtaacaatGTGGTCTTATTTTTGTTCCCTATGAAATCAGTTTGAAAACGAAAAACTAAGTTTAAAACTGGAAGATGAGATATGTGAAAATAAAGATCTCTTGAAAGAGTAAGTAATGCACTCAAATATAGCTTTGTGAAAATAGTCAAGTTTTGTGCTGAGAACTGTATTAGTAAGGGAAGTTACATAGAGCTGTTAAATTTAAAGATCATCCGGGCATTTACGTTGTTACTACACAGGTATGCAAAGTGCGGGGCATTCCTGTGACAAcatattacagtatttttttccctcttagaAACAGCGTTTCAAGGCATCTGTGTAATCTGCTCAAGGAAACCTGTACTCACTTCACAGAGAAGTCCACCAAATGTAAATGCTCTTTAAATTTTGATTTATGAAAGTAAAAGTACTTCTACCTTTCTGTAAattcatgaaagaaaagaacTATAATTCTGTTCCAAATATTTCTCTGGTTGAGATAAATTGTGTGTGGCTCTGCATCAGAGTACTTTATGGTACGTTCTTACTTTGACAGATGAACACGAAAGAGATGAAACAAGACAACTATACGTGGAACTTAATAACAATGTTGAAGTAAGTGATGTAGCTTGTTCAAAGGCTCAAATATGATCtgggttatatatatataaaaaggtTAAATATTAATTGTAGGTTGTTGTaatagcctgttccagtgttctgttaccctcactgagaagaagtttcttctccaatttaagtggaacctcttgtgttccagtttgaacccattaccccttgtcctgtcactggttgtcaccgagaagagcctggctccattctcctgacactcatcctttatatatctgtaaacatgaatgaggtcacccctcagtctcctccaggctaaggagctccagctccctcagccattcctcataagggagacgCTCTActctcttcatcatctttgttgccctgcgctggactctctccagcagttctctgttcttctggaactgaggggcccagaactggacacaatattccaggtgtggtctccccagggcagagcagaggggcaggagaacctctctgacctactgaccaccccaggtaccattggctttctggccacaagggcccagtgctggctcatggtcaccctgctgtccccaggacccccaggtccctttcccctacgctgctctctaataggtcattccccaacttatactggaacctggggttgttcctgcccagattcaagactctacactttcccttgttatatttcattacatttttccccgcccaactctccagcctgtccaggtctctgatggcagcacagcttccagtgtcaccactcctcccagcttggtgtcatcagcaaacttgctgatagtgcactctattccctccaaattgttgatgaatatattgaataatacaggccccagtattGGCCCATGAgacactccactagatacaggcctccaagtGGACtgtgccccattgaccacgactctctggcttcttcccttcagccagttcgcactccacctcactacccgctcatccGAACCgtactccctcagtttagctgtgaggatgctgtgggagactgtgtcaatgccttactcaagtcaaggtagatcacgtccaccactctgccatcatccatccatcttgttatgtcctcataaaagtcaatgaggttgatcaagcacgacttccccttggtgaagccatgttgactgcccctgaTGACCCTCTTAttcctgatatgccttgagatggcaccaaggataagtcgttccgtCAGTtgcccagggatggaggtgaggctgtcTGGTCTAgggttacctgggtcctccttgccctttttgaagactggagtgatatttgctttcctccagtcctcaggcacctcacctgtttcccaagacttggcaaagatgatggagagtggtccagcaatgacctattgaattttatttttagaaaatgatAACGGCATTTGACAAGCTTCGTGTGCAAGCAGAGAACACCAGATTGGAAATGTGTTTCAAATGTGAGGATTCTGTTTATTGTGTTTATACTGCAGGCTTAACATTTTTTACTTCATAGATTTTAGTGCATAGATTTTATTACACCCAGTTTGAGGCCAGAAAGACGGCAAGTGCTGGAACGGTGAACCGGCAGCAGTGGGACAGGCTGGACGCTATTTTATTCCTGCCGCCTGCTATTAAATGTCTGAGCCCTCTTACGTTTTTTTCTACTGGATCCGGTTTggaactttatttttcaaagagtCACTTGAAGTTTAAGTTTTGTCTGTGAAATACAGTCTAGAGATGACTCGTTATTTTATGTGGTTGGTTTATTTAAATGATAATTCACTAGTGTATAGCTacagaaatgttaattaaaTACTTCCTTCATTTACGCCCCTATGTGCCTGTTTCATTTGTACATGTGCAATTTTGTTCGTTTCTTATAACGAACTATTAAGTAATACATGTAATAATGGAATAATTCTGTGGGAAGCTGCTGCAACAATTAATTTGTCTGATTAGAAAATAGTTTCAAACGTGACCTCAACAATTAGGAAATAAATTGTACAGCTGCACAGTTATAAGCAGTCTTAAACTGGAAACTGTATTGAGCTTGGAGTATATTTTAGCTAATGTATTAACTATGGATATTACTATATCccaaaagtaaaagaagaagcAGACAGAGTGGACAAGTTTGAAAAAGAACGCAAACTGGAAATCAGTATGAAGGAAAAACAGGTTTGCTCAGTTTTACAATCTAGTATATACAGCTTTACTTATGAAACAAATCTTGCAGTTTCTTAAATAGTTGaactctgttttgcttttgtgacTTACTGATATATCAgatgaaaacaataaaagcGCCTTGatgtttgtaaaatatttgtattttggaaTGATGGAAATTAATATTGCGAATGACTTTTTGATGGTGTGTTCCTTCTGTGTTACTTATTTGGAATAAAATATCAATTAGGCTGCTGTATCGTAACAAGGGACATATTAGTGACAGGATTTAAAAGCACCATGTGAACACTGAATACTCTTTCTGTTCGCTATACATACGCTCGCCTTTAGAAAAGTGGCTTGTGCAGGAGCATAAAATTAGCAAAGCAGTCAGCACTCCTTATAGTTAGGGAAGATATTGTTCATTTCTGGTAAGAAGGAAGGTGAGAAGAAGGGTTATACTGTATATCAGACCCCAGGCTGGTAAGAGAGTTTAGGAGTTTGAGATTAGAGTAGGTTTTTTGTAGTGGTGATGAAGTAGCCATGACAAAAGTCTGATTAAGTTGACGGCATCAGTAAAAGGTCAAAAATAACAACTGGAGCCATATTTATGTCAGATTCTAAGTTTAGTGATGTTCCAGTATACTGGGTCTGTTGGAATTCACGTTTTGAATTTGAACTTAAGAGCTTTTCCATCCAGAGTAATATGACTTGATCAATATTTGGCTAAAAAACGACCACCTTGTTTTAACTTGAATGACAGCAGCGTGGATGCTTATCATACATGGTGCACAAGTGAAGATGACAATCTGTCCTTTTTTCTAGACTTCTTTatgatattattttaattttgttagaTTTCAGTTCTTACAATACAGAGTGATGAAAAAGATGATATAATAAGAGAGATCAAGACTCAGCTGCAGGAATCCAAAAATAAGATTGCGGACTTAGTAGAAGCCAAAAGTAAGAGTTCTTTCTGCTATGTTAAAATGTAATTGGTTATAGAAGTAAAGGAAACAGAATCATGATGATTTGACCCTGTTAGTAGTCAGCAGCAGAATTTTGGGAACCTGTAGGCAATTTTTAATTTGGAACAAAAGCTGCTGGTGTAGGATCAGGACTAGTAGCATAATTTGGATGTgtataaatgtatttatctgTGAAATAGAAATGCAAGTGTTTTTTAGTAAATACCCCACTGATCTTAAATGTAGGCATTTATCTTTGCTCAGGACACGAAGAAGAAATGCTAAAGGAATCCCAGATCAAGCTAGAACATTTGAGGGCGGAACTGGAAGAGGCCAATGTTTTCTTGCAAAAAGCAGAGGTAGAGCTTGCTTATAATTTTCCAGTGTAAACAGATTCGACACATAATCACATAAATAATCATTGATACTTTAGATATGAAACAATTATTTCcctttgtttcacagaatcacagaaattagggattggaagggacctcaaaagctcatgcagtccaatccccccgccggagcaggaacacccagatgaggttacacaggaaggtgtccaggcgggttggaatgtctccagagtaggagactccacaacccccctgggcagcctgttccagtgttctgtcaccctcactaagaagtttcttctccaatttaagtggaacctcttgtgttccagttcgaacccattacctcttgtcttaccattggttgtcaccgagaagagcctggctccattcacctttcctcacacgggagatgctccactcccttcagcatcttggtggctgcgctggactctctccagcagttccctgtcctgctggaactgaggggccacagctggacacaatattccaggtgtggtctccccagggcagagcagaggggcaggagaacctctctgacctgctgaccacccccttctaacccaccccagggaccattggcttcctggccacaagggcccagtgctggctcatggtcaccctgctgtccccaggacccccaggtccctttcccctacactgctctctaataggtcattccccaacttatactggaacctggggttgttcctgcccagattcaagactctacactttcccttgttatatttcattacattttcccccacccagctctccagcctgtccaggtctctgatggcagcacagcttccagtgtcaccactcctcccactCCGCCCAACTAtgttgggcccctttaccttcaggcagccttgcccatgggatttcctaTAGAaattgcttgattttttttttttttttttttgtagattgCTCAAAAGAGCTTAGAAACTGACTTGCAGACTGCGGTGGAGGCATTAGCTCAGgtcactgcagaaaaagaagcACAGATGGAAGAATGTGAAAAAACTAAGGCTTTGCATTCGTGCCTGAGAGAGGAATTTGAGACTTCTGTTTCCAATTTGAAAAGCTTGCtgcaaaaagagcaaaacaggtAAATGCTACAGTTTGAAATCAAAGAATGATCGTACAGGTAAAATACTAGATTACCAAACTGCTAGGAATAAAAACTAATTGTTcactaataatttttttcttttttttaaagtccttCACCGGTCTGATTATTTGAATTATTAGCACTTGAGGATGGCAGCTCTTAACTAAGACAGCAAAactctgtttttaagaaatacagGGTTATGTATGTATATGCTTGTTTACTGTGAGCTCTGCTGTTCTGAAGTTGTAGAAGTGAAATTTGATACATGTTGCAGGCAGATACACGATCCACCTGTTGAAAGGCAAATGTTCTTCAAATGCTTGTGCTAAGACTTTGCCATGTTGTCTTTTAAGTTTCCAATGCAGTGCTTTGTACTATAcagttttttaaattactttttcttagaTCGGAGAAATACGAGGACGAGTCAAAGCGACTTACCCTGGAGCTCAGAAATAAGTCTGCTGAACTGGGTAAGCTTGGTATCCAGAACTTGCAAAAAATACCAATGTGAGTGTGCACCTGGAAAGCATTTTGAAGTTACTAAGAAGTGGTTTCCTTTTTCAGTATATCCATATGAATATCTTAAGCAgtccagatttttttctggaaaaatgcaGATGCATCAATACTTGCAGATTACTCCTTTGTAAACATTCCATGGCTTATTTGAAGGCATTATTGCTGAAAATATAACAGGCtctgaattttatttaagaCAAATTATTAGCTTCTCTTCAGATCTATATTTGCTAATgtctttctgaattattttttcaactCTACATTTAAGTCAGAATTTAGGTTGTAATTTAGCTTTACTATTTCAGAACTTAATCTCACAAGTTTTGGAAACTGGGTACTGCCAAGGGATTAATGCTTTATACTGCCTGTTAATTATGTAAATTGATTTCTGTTCAATTAATTTTACATTACATGTGTTGTAGAAGAGATGACTAAACTGAAATGTGACAAAGAAATACAACTTGAAGAGCTGTCAGAAACACTGGTAAATGTTCATTTATTAGTCTCATGGAATTTACTTTTCATATGAAGGTTCTCATGCTTTTTAAGTACCTTAAATGCTATATATAAACACTGTCTTAATGTTGCTACTAAATTTCTTAACTGTCTTTTAGatgatttcagtgttttctttgaagGACTTGATTCTTTCCAccgtttttcttgttttcattttccttgtcAACATTTCTGGTTGATTCTTTATTCACACCTATTCAAATGCCACTCCCTCTGGACATAAAGATTTCCCATTTTTAGTTAGGCCTAGTATTTCCTTATATATTGTGCACTGAATTTTCTAAACTGAGTTTCACCATTGTTCTTAAACAGGAAAAAGCTGAAGGTCTtctagagaagaagaaaggtcTTGAGGCTACTGTAGAAAATttgcagcagagagaaaaagaaactaaaagtgTTCTCCAGATCAGAGAGGTCTGAATAAAGGGTGACAGTAACATGTTTTTATaagttattttgctttctggtttGGGATGCATCTAAAATATGTGCTTATTCTATTACATAGTACTGTAattctctgggtttttttatttttcatttatttaggaGAATGCAAAAGCTTATGGTGTCTGaagcaaatgttttatttaaaatagtgtCAAAGGAAAACTAATTTTGTCAGTATTTTTGCAGACTAGGTAGTTAGAATAGGGGACACGTTTCACATTCATATAGGAGTTCAGTATCTCACACAActtcaagtggaagaggagagtttctaGATCATGGCCGGAGGGGCTGggcacttgggaagaatatcaggctgttgtcagagggtgtagggagacAACTAGggaagctaaggcctccttagagtTAAACCTGGCGAggggggtcaaggacaacagaaagagctttttcaaatatgtggcagataaaactaacaccagagacCAAGATACACTCTGGCTGATTTATGGCATGGATTTTTGTTTCATCTTAAATTTATGGCATGTAGTTTTGTTTCGTCTTAAAACTTTGGTTGTTGGTTCAGTTCTGTGAGTTTCATGACTTGTAGTTTACATGTGTATACTcaaaacactttctttttcttcgtCAGAAAGAAATCCATGATTTGAAAGTACAGCTGACTAGTACAgctgaaaaggaacaaaattatttaaatcgGCTTACGACACTGAATACAGATCTTGAACAAGAGACGTATGatcatttttgaaaatatagtattagtttaatttttgtgtgtgttataTAGAAGTTTCTTTAATATACAAATATCTATGAACCTATGCACACAGTGTGACATCTGTTATATACTTCTATTCATAAATTGCATTTcctgt encodes:
- the SYCP1 gene encoding synaptonemal complex protein 1 isoform X5, whose translation is MDKEKPFKLFVPPRLSGGQVSAVKPQANARATGLCQGFNKCPDDDFNMPFLTSTPNCGEISDSDAISQQVKLCSEVDEETIETMNELYSKLYKEAEKIKRWKLTVESELKQKERKLQENRKIIEAQRKAIQELQFENEKLSLKLEDEICENKDLLKENSVSRHLCNLLKETCTHFTEKSTKYEHERDETRQLYVELNNNVEKMITAFDKLRVQAENTRLEMCFKLKEEADRVDKFEKERKLEISMKEKQISVLTIQSDEKDDIIREIKTQLQESKNKIADLVEAKRHEEEMLKESQIKLEHLRAELEEANVFLQKAEIAQKSLETDLQTAVEALAQVTAEKEAQMEECEKTKALHSCLREEFETSVSNLKSLLQKEQNRSEKYEDESKRLTLELRNKSAELEEMTKLKCDKEIQLEELSETLEKAEGLLEKKKGLEATVENLQQREKETKSVLQIREKEIHDLKVQLTSTAEKEQNYLNRLTTLNTDLEQETLRNEQLTASINKLLLEKEQIEQEKSGMATELKKLQESNEDSRKKEENAKQLVENLEEANDQLRNELESLKEKMVKKGEEIQSQLDEREENAKSIENEMSRKEKQLKILENKLNNVKKQVENKNKCIEELQQENKVLKKKITAESKKTSAYEGKVNKLQLEMENMNKQHKETVDIYQKDMEAKKVNENKLLEEVEKMRSLADKATVAQRETDIQCRHKITEMVALMEKHKGEYDKMVEEKDTELKLCKIKEQEQLSSKRSLESELSSLKSELSSLKEQLKAEIEEKENLAKERPQNTRPENEKKNKVALTLSLINFRIQ
- the SYCP1 gene encoding synaptonemal complex protein 1 isoform X1, whose product is MDKEKPFKLFVPPRLSGGQVSAVKPQANARATGLCQGFNKCPDDDFNMPFLTSTPNCGEISDSDAISQQVKLCSEVDEETIETMNELYSKLYKEAEKIKRWKLTVESELKQKERKLQENRKIIEAQRKAIQELQFENEKLSLKLEDEICENKDLLKENSVSRHLCNLLKETCTHFTEKSTKYEHERDETRQLYVELNNNVEKMITAFDKLRVQAENTRLEMCFKLKEEADRVDKFEKERKLEISMKEKQISVLTIQSDEKDDIIREIKTQLQESKNKIADLVEAKRHEEEMLKESQIKLEHLRAELEEANVFLQKAEIAQKSLETDLQTAVEALAQVTAEKEAQMEECEKTKALHSCLREEFETSVSNLKSLLQKEQNRSEKYEDESKRLTLELRNKSAELEEMTKLKCDKEIQLEELSETLEKAEGLLEKKKGLEATVENLQQREKETKSVLQIREKEIHDLKVQLTSTAEKEQNYLNRLTTLNTDLEQETLRNEQLTASINKLLLEKEQIEQEKSGMATELKKLQESNEDSRKKEENAKQLVENLEEANDQLRNELESLKEKMVKKGEEIQSQLDEREENAKSIENEMSRKEKQLKILENKLNNVKKQVENKNKCIEELQQENKVLKKKITAESKKTSAYEGKVNKLQLEMENMNKQHKETVDIYQKDMEAKKVNENKLLEEVEKMRSLADKATVAQRETDIQCRHKITEMVALMEKHKGEYDKMVEEKDTELKLCKIKEQEQLSSKRSLESELSSLKSELSSLKEQLKAEIEEKKIQTDFSETPKTPLDLECASINVKTKKSPYDIPTKASMMEKKKMPPSVSTKSPLRSPLLKTYSIKTPPTPKLQSESTNLYSDQCMRKKQKVLLQLDAHSDSSEHSDLLSMVSEEEMFKKLYKDYPQASQLCAMTPKKKPTTSNLKTPGSVLKLTTMRKMREAGWATVSKMDRKRKMKEAEKLFT